The following is a genomic window from Solidesulfovibrio sp..
GTCGGTCCAGGCCGGGGTGTGGGGCTCCAGGCGTCCGTCGCCCCGGATGTGCACCACTTTCGCCCCCCGGGCGAGCAGGGCCGGGGCGATGCGGCCGGCCCGGTGGCAGCGCCGGGGGTCCTCCTCGGCGCAAAAAAGCGCCAGGCGGTAGGCTTGCCGCCAGGCGTCCATGATCCGGTCCACGCCCCGGGCGAAGGAAACCGCGTCCTCGATGCCCCGCCCCATGGCGCGCCCGCCGAGCTCCCGGCCGAGGTGCAGGTAGCCCACGCCCCAGGAGCGCAACGAGGCCGAAAGCGCCTCCTTGGAAAACTGCGGCATGTACCGCGAATAGGGGTTCGTGCGCACGTCCACCAGCAGGTTGACGCCCTGGCAGGCGAGCAGGCTCAAGAAGGCCGCCCGCTCGTGGCTGTCGTGGCCGATGGTGAAGATCGGCCCGCGTGCTATCGGTTCCCGGAGCATCAGGACGCCCCGGCGAGCTCCCGGAAGCGGAAGCAACCCGTCAGATGGTCGTTGACCAGACCCGCCGATTGCATGAAGGCGTAGACGATGGTCGGGCCGACGAAACCGAAGCCGCGTGCCTTCAGGTCGCGGCTGACGGTTTCGGCCAGGGGCGTGGTGGCCGGCACCTGGCGCATGTCGCGCACGTTGCCGACCACGGGCTTGCCGTCCACGAAGCGCCAGAAATAGGCGTCAAAGGAGCCGAAGGCCTCGCGCACGGCCAGGAAGGCCCTGGCGTTGGCCACCGAGGCGGCGATCTTGGCCCGGTTGCGGATGATGCGGGCATCGACGGCCAGCTCGGCCAGCTTGGGCGGGCCGTAGGCCGCCACCTTCTCGGGGTCGAAGCCGTCGTAGGCCGCCCGGTAGCCCTCCCGGCGCTTGAGGATGGTGTACCAGGACAGCCCGGCCTGCGCCCCCTCCAGGATGAGCAGTTCGAAAAACGCGCGGTCGTCGTGCAGGGGCGTGCCCCATTCCCGGTCGTGGTAGTCCACGTACAGCGGGTCGGTGCCGCACCAGGGGCAGCGCGCCCGGAGGTCGCCCTCGGCCATGGCTACAGCCCCAGCCCGTCCCACAGGGCGTCGATGCGGGCCTTGACCGCGGCGGACATGGTCAGCGAATCGGGCCACTCGCGCAGGTGCCCGTCCTCGGGGCCCTTTTTCGTGGCGTCGATGCCCATCTTGCCGCCGTAGCAGGGCAGGGGCGCGGCATGGTCCAGGGCGTCGAGCGGCCCGTCCACGATGACCACGTCGCGCCGGGGGTCGACGTTGTTACCCAGCCGCCACAGGACCTCGGCGGTGTTGTGCACGTTGACATTCGCGTCCACCACCACGATGACCTTGGTGAACATCATCTGGCCCAGGCCCCAGATGGCGTACATGATCTTGCGCGTCTGGCCGGGGTAGCGCTTGTCGATGGAGACGAAGCAGAAGTTGTGGAACACGCCTTCGAGCGGCAGGCTCATGTCCACGATTTCCGGCAATTGCTTCTTGATGAGCGGTAAAAACAGGCGCTCGGTGGCCTTGCCCATGTAGCAGTCCTCCATGGGCGGCGGCCCGACCAGGGTGGCCGGATACACGGCATCGGCGCGGTGGGTGAGCGCCGTCACGTGGAAGACCGGGTAGTCGTCGGCCAGGGAATAGTAGCCGGTGTGGTCGCCGAAGGGGCCTTCCCGGCGCAGTTCGCCGGGCTCGACGTAGCCTTCCAGCACGAACTGGCTGTTGGCCGGCACCTCCAGGTCCACGGTCTTGCAGCGCACCAGTTCCACCGGGGACTGGCGCAAAAAGCCGGCGAACAGGAACTCGTCGATGTCGTCGGGCAGCGGCGCCGTGGCGGCGTAGGTGCAGGCCGGATCGGGACCGATGGCCACGGCCACGGGCAGACGCTCGCCGCGCTTTTTCGAGCCGTGGAAGTGGGCCGCGCCGCCCTTGTGGCGATGCCAGTGCATGCCGGTGGTGTTCTTGTCGTAGACCTGCATGCGGTACATGCCGACGTTGCGCTTGCCGCTGGCCGGGTCCCTGGTCACGACCACGGGCAGGGTGATGAACGGCCCGGCGTCGCCCGGCCAGGTGGTCAGGACGGGCAGGATGGAGAGATCGACGGCGTCACCGGTCAAAACCACGTCCTGGCAGCGGCCGCTCCCGACGGTTTTCGGAAAGATGCCGGCCATCTTGGCCAGCTTGGGCAACAGCTTGAGCTTGTCGATGAGCCCTTCGGGCTTTTCCATTTCCAGCACGGCGTCGATGCGCCGGCCCAGGGCGTCGAGGTCGTCGCAGGCAAGGGCCAGGTGCATGCGGGGAAACGAGCCGAAAGCGTTGGTGACCACGGGAAAGCGCGAACCCTTGGGGTTCTCGAAAAAAAGGGCCGGGCCCACGGCCTTGGACACCCGGTCCGTGACCTCGGCGATTTCGAGGCAGGGGTCGAGTGCGGCCGCGATGCGCCGCAGTTCGCCCTTTTTCTCCAAAAGCTTCAGAAATTCCTGCAAGTCCTTGTACGCCATCGGGAATGCTCCAGGTGTCGGTCGGTGGTTTTGCCGCGAGGCCGATGCCGGCCTTTATACCCGAAGCCGCAAGCCCGTAAAGGGCCGGGCGGCCACGGCCAAAAGCCTGGCCAGAAAGCCCGAGGCCAGCTCGTCGGGCAGCGGGCCGACGGCCAGGCAGGCCGGCGCGATGGCGGCTCGGCCGAAACGGATGGCGGACAGGGCCAGGCGCAGGGATTCGGCCTGGTCTGGGCGCTCCGCCATGAGCCGATAAGCGGTCTGGCCGGGGCGCCAGGTGGCGACGGCGGCCACGAACCCGGCCGCTTCCAGGCGGCCGCACAGGCGCAGGGTGTAGCCCGGGCCGCCGTCGGCCGGGCCGTGTCGCGCGGCCAGGATCTCGGACTGGGCCAGCCCCGGAAAGACCCAGGGCGCGTACACGGGCCGGCCTTCCCTGGCCGGGATCAGGGAGGCGGCCTGGGCGAAGGCCCGGCGCAAGGCGTCGTAGGCGGCCCGGGCGTCCGGGTCGGCGGCCAGGAAGGCGGCGAAGCGCCGGCGGGCGGCGGTCAGGTCCAGGGGCGGGCCGGGAAGCCCGGACGGCGGGGAGGGCGCGGCGGCCCCGGCCAGGCGGCGCTCGAACCGCGACCGGGCCTCGGTCAGGGCGGCCAGGAGCAGCGACGGGTCCGAGGCGGCCGAGGGCGGTGGCGTGATGTCCTTGAGCACCAGTTCCGGGACGAGGGCCTCGATGCGGAACACGAGCTCCCGGCCGGGCAGGGGTTGGTGGTCCAGGGCGGCCAGCAGCCTGTGGCCGGCGACGACCACCCAGTACAGTCCGCCCGGCCCCGGGGCCGACAGCCGGCCGCGCACGGTCTGGCCGACCTTGCGGCCGCGCCGGAAGGCCTCGGGATCGGAGCGGTCCTTCTCGCCGGGCGCCTGACCGCCGCCGCCGCCCTGGCCGGTGATGCGCATGGCCGTTTTCCTGGGGGCCGGGAGTGTCCCGGGTAGGAGGTTGGGGCGGGAACGGGGGCTTGCCGGTCGGGGCCGTCACCGGCGGGGCAAGGCCCCGGGCCGGTCGGGGCGGGCGGCGGATGGGCGCGGCCCGGTTCAGGCCCGGTTCTGGGTCAGGATCAACTCCACTTCGTCCAGGGACAGGCCCGTGGCCTTGGCCAGGGCCAGGGGACTTTGGCCGCGCTTGGCGCCGTTGATGATGATCTGGCGCAAAAATTCAGGGGATCGGCTGAATTCCTTGGCTTTTTTAACCAGTTTTTCCAGTTCCGCCCGCCGCTCCTCCAGCTTCTGGTCGAGCTCGGCCAGCTCGGCCTGGCGTTTCCGGAAGCTGCCCACCAGCTCCTGTTCGAGCTTGGCGTTGAAATCGAGCTTGTTAAGCAGCGCATCCTGGTTTTTCTGGAGCTTGGCCAGCAGGTCCTCGGAGCGGCGCAGGCGCGAGAAGAAAAGCACCACGAGCAGCAGCAGGACCAGCTCGCACACCGTGAGGAAGATGACCAGGAGGGAATAGCCGTTCATGACGTGTTGCCCGGCAGCATACGCCGCCCGCCCGGGCCAAGGCAAGGGCCTTGGCGGGGCGCGGCCCTAGATCTTGCGGTCGACGATGTGGCCGGCGAAGGGCGAGGCGTTGCTGGCTTGGGTCTGTTCGGGTTCGGGCTGGGGCCGGCGGCGTCCCCGGGGCTGGTGCTGGCCGGGGGCCTGCCGTTCCCGGTCGTCCTTGACGGCATCCATGGCGTCCTGCTGGTCGATCTTCTGGGGCTGCTTGGCCTGGTCGGCCAGGGCCTGACG
Proteins encoded in this region:
- a CDS encoding DNA-3-methyladenine glycosylase I, with protein sequence MAEGDLRARCPWCGTDPLYVDYHDREWGTPLHDDRAFFELLILEGAQAGLSWYTILKRREGYRAAYDGFDPEKVAAYGPPKLAELAVDARIIRNRAKIAASVANARAFLAVREAFGSFDAYFWRFVDGKPVVGNVRDMRQVPATTPLAETVSRDLKARGFGFVGPTIVYAFMQSAGLVNDHLTGCFRFRELAGAS
- a CDS encoding menaquinone biosynthesis decarboxylase is translated as MAYKDLQEFLKLLEKKGELRRIAAALDPCLEIAEVTDRVSKAVGPALFFENPKGSRFPVVTNAFGSFPRMHLALACDDLDALGRRIDAVLEMEKPEGLIDKLKLLPKLAKMAGIFPKTVGSGRCQDVVLTGDAVDLSILPVLTTWPGDAGPFITLPVVVTRDPASGKRNVGMYRMQVYDKNTTGMHWHRHKGGAAHFHGSKKRGERLPVAVAIGPDPACTYAATAPLPDDIDEFLFAGFLRQSPVELVRCKTVDLEVPANSQFVLEGYVEPGELRREGPFGDHTGYYSLADDYPVFHVTALTHRADAVYPATLVGPPPMEDCYMGKATERLFLPLIKKQLPEIVDMSLPLEGVFHNFCFVSIDKRYPGQTRKIMYAIWGLGQMMFTKVIVVVDANVNVHNTAEVLWRLGNNVDPRRDVVIVDGPLDALDHAAPLPCYGGKMGIDATKKGPEDGHLREWPDSLTMSAAVKARIDALWDGLGL
- a CDS encoding DUF488 domain-containing protein, whose translation is MLREPIARGPIFTIGHDSHERAAFLSLLACQGVNLLVDVRTNPYSRYMPQFSKEALSASLRSWGVGYLHLGRELGGRAMGRGIEDAVSFARGVDRIMDAWRQAYRLALFCAEEDPRRCHRAGRIAPALLARGAKVVHIRGDGRLEPHTPAWTDFAMACLTGDQEPR